A segment of the Candidatus Cloacimonadota bacterium genome:
GACGTTCAATAATAACAACTTCCGCCTGACGCACCACGATGATGCCACGGGCTATAAAAATAACCACAAAAATGGCAAACACTATTACAAGGTATAAGGATATCATCTCTACCTCCATATCTCATTTGATTTTAGCAACATTATGCGGGGCTTGATATATGGCAAGGAAAATATTGCCATCTAACCCTTGAGCTTGTATCCTAAATCCAACACCGAGCTGAAATGTAACGCTTAAGCTATTGCTTTAAGTTGGTTTAGCTATATCGATAAAGAAGCAGTATTTTAGGGTTACAAAGCTACATCTTTACGCTTACATTTATTTGTTTGAATCTTGCGGGAGCCACTCCATGAGAGAGACGCATGATCTGTCCCGGTTCTCCTTTGCCACAATGGAAAGTAGAGTGAAATGCCCATTCTTCTTCGCCGCAGATGGCATCGCAGGCATTCCAGAATTGCGGAGTGATTCCAAAGTATGTTGGTTCTTTTACAATTCCAATAATTTCGCCATTTTTAATCTTGTAGCCAATCTCTGTGGTGAACTGGAAATTGTTACGATTGTCGTCTATACTCCAGGTCTTCGTAAAGTCCAGATAGTAGCCATGTTCTGTGTTTTGTATCAGATCATTCAGGTTACCCTTTCCAGGAGCAATACAGAGATTAGTCATCCGCACCAAAGGGAAGTCGTCGGCAAAAGCAGCCTTCATGTTTGAAGAAGGTTGCAAGCCCAGTTTATGAGCTATATGACGAGAGCTTTGCTGATCTCTGAGGATGCCATCTTTAATGATGTCAACTTTTTTCCCTGGCACCCCTTCATCATCCAGAGGATGATAACCCATGCCACGAGGATCGGTACTATCGCTGTAGATATTAAGAATATCCGAGCCATATTTAAAAATCCCCAGCATCGAAGGCTTAACAAAGGTTTTGCCCGCATACGAGATTTCCTGGCCAAAAATGCGGTCAGCTTCGGTGGCATGCCCAACAGATTCATGTAATTGTAGTGCCAAATGCCCGCCGCCAATAATAATATCAGCCCTATCTTCCGTAATTACCGGAGCGGTTAACAGGTCTATGGCTTCTTTTTTGATGCGTTCTGTGTTCTGCATGAATTTTTGATCATTAAACAGTTCAAATCCTGCTCTGCCAGCACTCATATGACCCGGCCAGGTGCGTGATTGAATCTGCCCGCCATCAGCTGCGATCACATCCATTACAGGTAAAGTATTAATAACTTTAGTATGACTGTAGCTGCCTTCCGTATTGGCATAGTACTTTTCTTGACATTCGAACTCTGCGGAAACATAAGAATGAACTATTTTCCCTTGGGGTTTAATGGCATCAGCAAGCTTTTGTAAGAAGTCTATTTTTTCCTGCTTGGGCATTTTGAAGGGATCTATCTGCGGTTGATGGAAGTACTCTGCGATTGTGGGCATCAATGCGGGAAAGGATACTCTTTCTTTTAGAAATTTAGCACCTTGCGTAGCATTAAGTTTGGCTCTTTTAATCATATTTTCAATTGAGCGCTCGCTAAGATCACGCGAGCCCGCAAAACCAAAACAGCCATCCATCAGGACTCTTATACCCAGTGCGGGAGATTCTTTCGAACTGCTATAATTGCGTAAGTTGCCATTAATAAAAGTAATATCTTCAAAATCCGTAAAAGTGATACGAACATCCGCATAAGTAATATCCGGGCTTTGCAATTTGGCGATGATGTTTTTTATCTTTTGTTCCATAACGAAATCCTAAATAGTTTTGGTGGAAGAACTTATATTGAAGCTCGACAATTTTGCATGGGGAGCTTTCGAAGTACTTATCGAAAAGCTGCCATAATTATCGGAAAAGGGGATGGTGTAAGCTTCTTGTTCCAGCTCGGTCACGTTTTCCAGAATGCGTGATATGCGCTCCGTGAAGCGCAGATTGTTCACCACAGCAGTAATTTTGCCATTCTCAATCAAGAAAGTGCCATCTCTGGTAAGTCCCGTGAGTGAGGTTTCCCGTGGATTTATGAAGTTCATATAGTGCAAACTTGAGATGTATAAACCTTTCTTTAGCGAAGCAATCATATTTTCCAAACTGCTTTTCCCGGTAGCAATCTTGAGACAAGATGCTTCGTTCCCATTCTTGGGTAGTCCCAGCTTATGATGGTAGTATTGATTGCAGAGGAAGGCTTTAAATACTCCATTTTTAATAAGCGGAAGGCTTTTGTAGATGTGCCCCGATGAGCTATAATCCTTTCCAATCATTTCGGTATCTGTGGGATCATCGGTAATGCTAATAGCTGCAGGGAACACCTGTTGTCCCAATTTATCCTCAAAATAACTGCTGTGTTGATCCAAAGCATGGGCGCTCATGCCATAACTGAGATAATGACAAAATTCCGCCAGGCAGCGAGGCGCTAAAATTACCTCGTATTCTCCGGGCTCAACGTCGATCACCGGATTTGAGGCATGCACTATTTTGTCTATTAGTCGAGCACGGAACTTCTCCAGATCAAAAAGGATAAAATCTTCACCACCAAAAGTTTCTAACACAGTAACCTGATTCTTGGTATGCACGGCCTTCACCTCTAAATAGATGGGAGACTGAGTAGAAGATTTGTCTACTTCATTACTGTTGATGATGCGATTTTGGATGTAATTGCAAATAAAGGTGCCAAACAGCTCAAAATCATACTCTGCTGCACTTTTAGCCAGAGAGCCCAAGATGCTAGTTTTCTGCTCCAGACTGATCGCTTTGATGTTGTTTGTTATGTTGCGCAAGGGAGCGAGGGTTTTGTCATCCTCCACATCCACAAAGTCTGGGTCTTCCGGCAGAGAATCGATGATTGACAAAGCCTCAGAAAGAGCTGTATCAATCTTTGCTGGATCCGGGCTGTCGATTTCAAAGCTATATTGCCTTTTCCCTTTATGCAAAGAGCAACCTATGCTTTGGGTATTTTTGCTAATATTGTAATTGGTTTGACTATGGTAAAAGCGCAGGAAATCCGTCTCCCAATCCGATTGCTCAATTTCATACTTCAATTCGGGATGCTTTTCCAGGGCTGCTTTGAGGTAAAGCAGGTTTTTGTACATAATATTGTATCCTTGTTTGTTATTATATCCAGGTGCTGTTGTTATGGCGGCGTTTGGGTGATTTTGAGCGTGCTATAAACTCACCCTTGGGAGATGGTTTGGAAGACTGGAGCTGCCCTTTTAGCCAGACTTGTTCAAAGGCTCCGGCAAGCTCAATTGGCGTGCCGTTGGGGCTGGCAATACTAGTAGTAAGATTGGGATTATAGATCACAAAATCCGCATCTGATCCAGCGTTCAAACAACCTTTTTGAGGATAGATTCCCAAGCGTTTTGCGGGATTCTCACTCAACATTTTTAGGCATGTAGCAAGCGGGACCTTACGTTTTTTCCACAATTCTGAAAGCACCCACAAATAGCTATATTCCATCTGTTCAACTGGATTACCCCTAAATAGTTCGTCGGGGAAGTTCTCATTCCCAGGACAGTTTGACAGCATGTATATTTTGTTAGTGCGCAGCAGATCAAAGATTTCATTCTGAAAATCGGCAAAATCTGTCTGCCATCGCACCGGAAAAGCTTGAGGTTCTAAAAGGTGCATTAAATCTGTCATATTCAGGGCAAAAGATATATCGCTACGTTTTGAGATTGAATTTATAAACTCGATAATTTGAAATGAACTAACGCGGGGAATGTGAATAGGGTTTTCCTGCATTCTCCGCAATACCTTTTTGATCCCATCCATCTGTGAGGAGTAAGAATATTCCGAATATGAATCTACGTCAAAACCTTGAAAGGCAAACTCTGTATCGCTTTCGTAGATATCCATAAAAAGATCCATTATCTCGGTAAAGCTCATGGCGTTAATGGCATCATTGGGTGAGGGTGTCATTAGCAGAATGCCAACGACGCCTTTAGCCCAAAGCTCCTGAGCAGATTCTGCATAGTAAGGATAGTCGTTTACATCCACATGAGCCCAAAAAGCCATGTCCGTATAGATTACGCCTTTGAGTTTTTTTATGAGATCTTTCAGGTTATAAGTTTCAAAGATAGGCTCCTCAGTGTGGTAACTCATTTCCGCCAAAGTTGTCCATCCGCCTTTAATAGCAGCCTTCCCAGCAAGTGTAAGCTTATCTTTCATAGACTTTTTACTATCGATAATATGGCTGTGAGCCTCAACCGCTCCAGGCAAGAGGATTTTCCCTTTGAGGTCTATTATTTCGGGCTCTTCTTCGCTTACAATCTCATCGGCAGAAATCTTGATTATTGACCTATCGAAAAGAACGTTTACTTTCTTTAAAGCGGCAGATGAAGTGGGCAGGGAGGCATTTGTAAATAGTTTCATACTAATATGCCATAATCGAGCTTCCCGCATCCACAAAGACAATGTCTCCGGTTACTCCGGAAGCCAAATCTGAAAGCAGATACAGGGCTGTTTTAGCAATATCCTCCAGTTCAATATTACGGGAGAGGGGGGCTGTTTTTTCGATACGTTTTTGCATCTGAGATACTCCGCCAATCGCCGATGAAGACAAGGTTCTGATGGGTCCTGCCGAAATGGCATTAATGCGGATGCCTTTTTCTCCCAGACTATGGGCAAGATAGCGCACAGTAGATTCTAAGGCAGCCTTAGCTACCCCCATAACTCCATAGTTTGGAACTACCTTTTGTGCGCCGTAATAAGATAAGGTAATTATTGAAGAGCCTGGATTCATCAATATTTCCGCTTCTCTTGCCACAGCAGTAAGCGAATATACCGATATATCCATTGCCGTTAGAAAGCCATGCCGACTGATATGGTGAAATGGAATATTCAGATCGCTGGAAGGAGCATAGGCAACGCTATGTACCACATAATCCAATCCATCCCAAACCTCGGCTAATAGGCTCATCATGTTTTTGATATCATTGTCTTTACTGAGATCACATTCATACACCAAATCCACGCCTAATTCTTCGGCAATGGGGTGTACTCTTTTTGCTAATGCATGTCCGGCATAGCCGATAGCTATTTCGACCCCTTCTTCTTTAAGCTTTTTGGCTATTCCGTAAGCAATGCTGTGTTTATTTGCAATTCCCAAAACCAGGGCTTTTTTACCTTTCATATTCATTACTTATTCTCCTTTGAGCCTCTTAAGTGCCGCCTCTGTTTTAAGCAGCATTTCGGTGTTTTCAAAGCGAGTAAATATTCCTTGAGCGCGTATGTAATCCGCTTTGGCTTCGTCTCGCTGGCGATTATTCTCCAATATATTGGCACGCAACCAATAATCATAACCCAAAGCAGGGAAGTTTTCGTATCTCGAATCCAAATCTTCAGCTTCAGATATTAGTTTTTCTGCTTCAGGATATTCTTTTAAAACAAAGCTGTGATATGCCAACGCATAAAGGGCAGCAGATAACACTGTGGGATTTGCATACACATCTTTTCTGATTGTGCCTCGATATCTTCTGCTCAGGCGCTCAAGATCTTTGGCAGAACTGCTGATAAAACCTGGATTTAAGTATGTATCGGCTTGCACGGCATAGGTTAGAATCTGGATGCGGTTATGGATGTCGTAATCGTAAGAATCGTTGGCTAATTCTTTAATCTTTGCGTAGTTCTCGTTGCTGTTATAAATATACAAATCCAAGAGTAACGGCACATACGCAGCCTCCGGATCCCCATGCTTGATTAGAGCCTCTAATTCTTCTCGAAACCTATGATAAGATTCTTCATTGTTATTGGCGTATGCTGCTCTGGCTAAGCCCGCCAAGGCATAGGCAGAGCCACGTAAATCTCCAAAACTGCGATATTGATTCAAAGCCGATTGATATGTTTGCCGACTATCTCCAAACCGATGTTGAGATTCTAGCGTTTGTGCCAAGCGCAAGGTTGCATCGGCGGCGGCCTTTGCTGGAGCCTGAACAACTTTGGGAGGACGCGAGCAAGCACTCACAATAAGCAAAAATAGTGCTAAGCCACAAACAATATTAGTTTTCACTCGGCACCTCGCCAATTCTACCCTCTGGGGAAAATGCGCGAATTTTTGAGGGAGTTATCCCTTTGCGTAGAAGCGGATTGTTATTCAAAGCTTCAAGAGTTTTGTTTGCCTTCTCCAATACCTCATTCAGATTGTTTATCATTAATAATAATTCTGGATTGGAGCGGGAAAGGCTACCCAAGATCTTTTCTGTCTCCTGCAATGAACCACTAAGAGCATACAGCGATGAGCTGAGAGGAGCTATCAACACATCTCCTTGGGGATCAAGCATCTTAAGAATTAAACTATCGGGATTAGCATAATTTGAGGCAGCAAGATTGGCTGTGGAAATCAGTTGCTCGATAGCTGCCGTTTGCCCAGAGATACTTTCACTTATATCGGCAATATTGTTTACAATGCGCAGTACCACTCCAGCATCTGGATTGTGATCACTATTTAGGTTTGCCGTAATCTTGTTCAATTCACGCAAATTCTGATTTAGCAAATCTAACGTAATATCAGCTTTTTCCGCCGCATTAGCCGCATTTACCAATATTCTCATCAAGACGCCTTTATCGGCATTATCGTCTTTGTTGATCTCGGTTGTAAGCAACCCGATGTTTTCCACAATCATCGCTATGGGATCACTACTTTTGGGCGAAAGTACCTTTAGTAACGACCTTCCTTCCGGAAAATCAGTTGAAGGAATATAGCCTCCTTCTTCCAATAAACTGGTTTCTGATTGTGAGCGAACATACTCTAAAGAGGTCTTATTGGCAATAGGAATCGTGGTGCGATAGATCACGCTGGATTCTACCATGAGATGGCGATAGCGTTTTAGAACATAAAAATCCACTTCAATTTTACCGTCATCACTAAGCTCAAACCGATCCACGCGGCCTATCTCGAAACCCTTAAACAATACAGGGGTCTGCGCAGATACACCTATGGCATTTTCCAGATCGGTGCGAAAATGAAAGCGCTTTTCGAACATATTCTGCCGAATCGCAATAGATACGACGGTTAAGATTAGCACCACCACCGGTATGATGATGAAAGCAAGGACTATCTTTCGAGTGTGTTTTAGCTTATAATTCATACTTTTTCCCAAACGAGTATATTCTTTTATACGGGCTCAATTTTGTCAAGAAAGACTTTGGCGACACACCATCTTAGTTATTGATAATTATTCTACCCTCACACCCAATCCATTCTCTCTTGCCCTGCTCTATTTCTCCTCATTTCGCCCTCATCGCATGAGGAGATAATGAGGGAAAATTGAGTAAAAACAATGGGCATGGCATCTCATGAAACGGGTTAGATAGAAGTTTGCAGCATATAAGTGGAAAGCCGAGAAATAGATTCTGAGCATATTATGAAAGCAGAAATTCCCTAAAATGCTTGACCGTAAAGCGAATTTTTTATCGAAAGGATCAAATTCCATTTGCGGCAAGCGCTACTGTAACTAACTGTATTAGAGGCTATTAATTCAAGATGTAAACTATTTTGATTGACAAAAAGAGCTTGTTTTAAGTTCATGTTCAGATTGACATAAAGTTGAAAAGAGAGTTGATTCCTGATTTGTGTGTTTAGCAGTTACAAGTCATTATTGAATCAGGTTCATTATTTTATTAGCCAAAAGGAGAAATAAAATGGCAGTACCGAAGAGAAAGACTTCAAAAATCCGCAGAGATAAGCGTAGAACGCATGATGCCTTAAGAGCACCGAGCTTTAGCACTTGTCAGAAATGTGGGGAGCCTACTCGTTCTCACCATGTGTGTGATAACTGCGGCACCTACAGTGGTAAGCAAATTTTAGCTGTTAAGGAATAGATTTGCGCGTTGCGCTTGATGCTTTTGGTAGCGATGCGGCACCACTTCCTGAAATTGAGGGTGCCGTTCTTGCCATCAGAGAAGAATTATGCCAGGAGATAATACTGGTTGGAGATAAGCAGATAATATCTCATGAACTTAGCAAATACTACTACGATTCTGCCCGCATCAAAATTGAACATGCATCCGAAACGATTGCCATGGGAGACAGTGCTGCTGCATCTGTGCGCAGTAAGCGCGATTCATCTCTGGTGCGCACTATTGCTTTGCACAAATCCGGCGATGCAGATGTAGCAATTTCGGCAGGAAATACCGGTGCCATGATGAGTGCCTCGCTGCTTACTTTGGGCAGAATGAAGAACGTGTTAAGGCCGGCAATTGCTGGAGTATTCCCCACTCAAAAGGGACATGAAATCATTTTGGATATTGGCGCTAATGTAGATTGTGACGCACAAAATCTTATGCAATTTGCCATCATGGGATCCAAATATTTCGAATACTTCTTTAAAGTGCCCAAGCCACGAGTAAGCCTGCTAAACATAGGAGAAGAGAGCGCTAAGGGAAACCAATTATCCAAAGAAGCACATCGCTTAATGGCAGAGAGTAAGGATATATTTTTTGAGGGTAATATCGAAGGGAAAGATGTACTCTCCGGCATTACAGACGTGATAGTATGCGATGGTTTTGTGGGTAATGTAATGCTAAAAACCATTGAAGGAGTCGGGTTTTCTATCTTTCAAATCCTAAAGGAACAGATCAACAAAGATTGGGTTGCCAAATTGGGAGCGATCCTCTCCTACCCTGTTTATAGCTATATCAAAAGAAAGCTGGATCACACCGAATACGGCGGAGCCTTGTTGGTGGGATTAAACGGGATCTCAGTTGTGTCGCATGGACGCAGTAATGCCAAGGCGATGAAAAATGCGATTCGCTTCGGAGCACGCATAGCCGAATCTGGTTTTGTGGAAAACACAAGAGACTATTTTGAGAGGTTGTAATGGGAAACTACTACGCAAAATTCTCGAGCTTTGGGAGCTTTGCTCCAGCTAAGATTCTTACAAACAAAGATCTTGAAAAAATGGTGGAAACATCCGATGAATGGATCCGTACACGCACCGGTATGGTGGAACGCCATATCGCAAGCTCGGAAGAAGCTGCCAGCGATCTTGCCTACCAAGCAGCAATTAATGCCATTGAAGCTTCTAAGGTGAAATATAAAGAGATTGATGCCATTATCGTTGCCACGATATCTGGAGACCATCCCTTCCCTTCAACGGCCTGTGTATTGCAAAAAAGACTTGGTTTGAAAGGTATTCCTGCCTTTGATGTATCCGCTGGTTGTACCGGCTTTATCTATGCTTGTGATGTTGCTCGCCAATATATTGAAAATGGGGCTGCAACGAATATTCTGGTGCTTGGCGTAGAAATTCTAACCAAAATCACTAATTGGACCGATCGCAATACTTGTGTGCTGTTTGGTGATGCCGCTGGGGCAGCCATCGTATCTAGGGCTAAGCCCACAGATATTTCCCGCATAATCGATAGCAAAATAGATGCAGATGGCTCTCAAGGTGAATATCTGATCCAGCTTGCCGGTGGATCTCGCTTGCCCGCCAGCCATGAAACCGTAGATGCCAATCAACATACAGTCTATATGGAAGGAAACCGCATCTTTAAGAGTGCCGTAAAATCGATGTACGCTGCTTCGGATGAATTGCTGAAACGCAATCATCTTAGTAGTGGAGATTTGGATTGGGTTATTCCTCATCAAGCTAATTTGCGCATCATTGAGGCTTTAGCCGACAAAATGAAGGTTCCAATAAATAAAGTTATCGTGAACATCCATAAGTATGGAAACACCTCATCTGCCACTGTTCCGCTGGCTATTGATGAAGCCATACGGGCAAAAAAGATTCGTCGCGGAGATATCATGCTGCTTACATCATTTGGAGCAGGTCTCACTTGGGGTAGCATTTTAGCCAGATATTAGGAATCAATTATGAAAACAGCCTTTGTATTTCCTGGTCAGGGCGCCCAATATGTGGGCATGGCTACAGATTTTATAAGCGAAAACCATAGCTTGCTCAATATATTGCAAGATTTTGACAACTCCCATGATACCGAACTTGCCAAAGTAATGAGCCAAGGTCCAGAAGAATTATTGAAACAAACGCATCTCACTCAGCCTGCAATTCTGTTTCATAGTGTTTGTGCCTGGCACGAATTCCAAAAGGAATTTGATATTTGTGCCGATTTTGTGGCTGGGCATTCCTTAGGCGAATTC
Coding sequences within it:
- a CDS encoding TldD/PmbA family protein gives rise to the protein MEQKIKNIIAKLQSPDITYADVRITFTDFEDITFINGNLRNYSSSKESPALGIRVLMDGCFGFAGSRDLSERSIENMIKRAKLNATQGAKFLKERVSFPALMPTIAEYFHQPQIDPFKMPKQEKIDFLQKLADAIKPQGKIVHSYVSAEFECQEKYYANTEGSYSHTKVINTLPVMDVIAADGGQIQSRTWPGHMSAGRAGFELFNDQKFMQNTERIKKEAIDLLTAPVITEDRADIIIGGGHLALQLHESVGHATEADRIFGQEISYAGKTFVKPSMLGIFKYGSDILNIYSDSTDPRGMGYHPLDDEGVPGKKVDIIKDGILRDQQSSRHIAHKLGLQPSSNMKAAFADDFPLVRMTNLCIAPGKGNLNDLIQNTEHGYYLDFTKTWSIDDNRNNFQFTTEIGYKIKNGEIIGIVKEPTYFGITPQFWNACDAICGEEEWAFHSTFHCGKGEPGQIMRLSHGVAPARFKQINVSVKM
- a CDS encoding TldD/PmbA family protein, whose translation is MYKNLLYLKAALEKHPELKYEIEQSDWETDFLRFYHSQTNYNISKNTQSIGCSLHKGKRQYSFEIDSPDPAKIDTALSEALSIIDSLPEDPDFVDVEDDKTLAPLRNITNNIKAISLEQKTSILGSLAKSAAEYDFELFGTFICNYIQNRIINSNEVDKSSTQSPIYLEVKAVHTKNQVTVLETFGGEDFILFDLEKFRARLIDKIVHASNPVIDVEPGEYEVILAPRCLAEFCHYLSYGMSAHALDQHSSYFEDKLGQQVFPAAISITDDPTDTEMIGKDYSSSGHIYKSLPLIKNGVFKAFLCNQYYHHKLGLPKNGNEASCLKIATGKSSLENMIASLKKGLYISSLHYMNFINPRETSLTGLTRDGTFLIENGKITAVVNNLRFTERISRILENVTELEQEAYTIPFSDNYGSFSISTSKAPHAKLSSFNISSSTKTI
- a CDS encoding amidohydrolase family protein, whose product is MKLFTNASLPTSSAALKKVNVLFDRSIIKISADEIVSEEEPEIIDLKGKILLPGAVEAHSHIIDSKKSMKDKLTLAGKAAIKGGWTTLAEMSYHTEEPIFETYNLKDLIKKLKGVIYTDMAFWAHVDVNDYPYYAESAQELWAKGVVGILLMTPSPNDAINAMSFTEIMDLFMDIYESDTEFAFQGFDVDSYSEYSYSSQMDGIKKVLRRMQENPIHIPRVSSFQIIEFINSISKRSDISFALNMTDLMHLLEPQAFPVRWQTDFADFQNEIFDLLRTNKIYMLSNCPGNENFPDELFRGNPVEQMEYSYLWVLSELWKKRKVPLATCLKMLSENPAKRLGIYPQKGCLNAGSDADFVIYNPNLTTSIASPNGTPIELAGAFEQVWLKGQLQSSKPSPKGEFIARSKSPKRRHNNSTWI
- a CDS encoding enoyl-ACP reductase — protein: MNMKGKKALVLGIANKHSIAYGIAKKLKEEGVEIAIGYAGHALAKRVHPIAEELGVDLVYECDLSKDNDIKNMMSLLAEVWDGLDYVVHSVAYAPSSDLNIPFHHISRHGFLTAMDISVYSLTAVAREAEILMNPGSSIITLSYYGAQKVVPNYGVMGVAKAALESTVRYLAHSLGEKGIRINAISAGPIRTLSSSAIGGVSQMQKRIEKTAPLSRNIELEDIAKTALYLLSDLASGVTGDIVFVDAGSSIMAY
- a CDS encoding MlaD family protein → MNYKLKHTRKIVLAFIIIPVVVLILTVVSIAIRQNMFEKRFHFRTDLENAIGVSAQTPVLFKGFEIGRVDRFELSDDGKIEVDFYVLKRYRHLMVESSVIYRTTIPIANKTSLEYVRSQSETSLLEEGGYIPSTDFPEGRSLLKVLSPKSSDPIAMIVENIGLLTTEINKDDNADKGVLMRILVNAANAAEKADITLDLLNQNLRELNKITANLNSDHNPDAGVVLRIVNNIADISESISGQTAAIEQLISTANLAASNYANPDSLILKMLDPQGDVLIAPLSSSLYALSGSLQETEKILGSLSRSNPELLLMINNLNEVLEKANKTLEALNNNPLLRKGITPSKIRAFSPEGRIGEVPSEN
- the rpmF gene encoding 50S ribosomal protein L32 → MAVPKRKTSKIRRDKRRTHDALRAPSFSTCQKCGEPTRSHHVCDNCGTYSGKQILAVKE
- the plsX gene encoding phosphate acyltransferase PlsX; translated protein: MRVALDAFGSDAAPLPEIEGAVLAIREELCQEIILVGDKQIISHELSKYYYDSARIKIEHASETIAMGDSAAASVRSKRDSSLVRTIALHKSGDADVAISAGNTGAMMSASLLTLGRMKNVLRPAIAGVFPTQKGHEIILDIGANVDCDAQNLMQFAIMGSKYFEYFFKVPKPRVSLLNIGEESAKGNQLSKEAHRLMAESKDIFFEGNIEGKDVLSGITDVIVCDGFVGNVMLKTIEGVGFSIFQILKEQINKDWVAKLGAILSYPVYSYIKRKLDHTEYGGALLVGLNGISVVSHGRSNAKAMKNAIRFGARIAESGFVENTRDYFERL
- a CDS encoding ketoacyl-ACP synthase III — translated: MGNYYAKFSSFGSFAPAKILTNKDLEKMVETSDEWIRTRTGMVERHIASSEEAASDLAYQAAINAIEASKVKYKEIDAIIVATISGDHPFPSTACVLQKRLGLKGIPAFDVSAGCTGFIYACDVARQYIENGAATNILVLGVEILTKITNWTDRNTCVLFGDAAGAAIVSRAKPTDISRIIDSKIDADGSQGEYLIQLAGGSRLPASHETVDANQHTVYMEGNRIFKSAVKSMYAASDELLKRNHLSSGDLDWVIPHQANLRIIEALADKMKVPINKVIVNIHKYGNTSSATVPLAIDEAIRAKKIRRGDIMLLTSFGAGLTWGSILARY